Proteins encoded together in one Microplitis mediator isolate UGA2020A chromosome 7, iyMicMedi2.1, whole genome shotgun sequence window:
- the LOC130672243 gene encoding UPF0764 protein C16orf89 homolog, whose translation MKLRGYIFLWFLATCGLCWGSELTPDYFDDLTYALYKAVKFINDRLGQVNIDSIFGITLAEANLIAALSSSNIKFLPREQWTLLNEIVNLCLSSRTNFDKQLDKKNDSFTMMSKVLIQSDIWIHPINWQNGLILSTYKYNFLSSKNKAASLIWQGSPQEPESDSCLVELVKDNCHVSNKCADMLLKEDGSRGYPLTHRLLFVQAAKALQCKEHRRTNFKNLVKNYCRNILNDLFELEVNGFPSKSQDLIMEQIALCGMEGFSEFTNPHYGGLIIEWQNSFGCFKTRNSDQQIQFRYKRTSNPLDHGCDGHTIGVAAAALSILIREFIENNLNLNPYK comes from the exons ATGAAGCTTCGAGGGTATATTTTTCTCTGGTTTTTGGCGACCTGTGGATTATGTTGGGGATCTGAACTCACTCCTGATTACTTCG aTGATCTTACCTATGCTCTATATAAAGccgttaaatttattaatgatagaCTTGGTCAAGTTAATATTGATAGTATTTTCGGAATAACTCTCGCTGAAG caAATTTGATTGCTGCTTTGTCATCGtctaatataaaatttttacctcgTGAACAATGGACTTTACTTAatgaaattgtaaatttatgtCTAAGTTCTCGCacaaattttgataaacagttagataaaaaaaatgattcttttaCTATGA tgtCGAAAGTATTAATACAATCAGATATTTGGATTCACCCCATAAATTGGCAAAATGGACTTATACTTtcaacatataaatataatttcctttcatcaaaaaataaagCAGCTTCATTAATATGGCAAGGCTCTCCTCAAGAGCCTGAGAGTGATTCGTGTCTTGTAGAATTAGTTAAAGATAATTGTCATGTGTCAAATAAATGCGCGGATATGTTATTAAAAGAAGATGGATCTCGAGGATATCCTTTGACTCATCGATTGCTTTTTGTTCAAGCTGCTAAAGCA TTACAGTGTAAAGAACATCGTCgaacgaattttaaaaatttggttaaaaattattgtcgaAATATTTTGAACGATTTATTTGAATTGGAAGTTAACGGGTTTCCTTCAAAATCACAGGATTTAATAATGGAAcaaa ttgcACTGTGTGGTATGGAAGGATTTTCAGAATTTACAAATCCACATTATGGGGGTTTGATAATCGAATGGCAAAATTCCTTTGGTTGTTTTAAAACTCGCAA ttCTGATCAGCAGATTCAATTTCGTTATAAAAGAACATCGAATCCTTTAGATCACGGGTGTGATGGCCACACCATTGGGGTCGCTGCAGCTGCATTAAGTATATTAATTCGAgaattcattgaaaataaCCTAAACCTAAAtccatataaataa
- the LOC130672241 gene encoding L-xylulose reductase: MNISFESKRILVTGAGQGIGRELALRLSKYNGTVIALSKTKSNLETLKQQDPRIQTIVVDVTDWEATRNAIRKILPIHMLVNNAGVACLAPFLQLTENQFDLTMNVNVKSVFNISQVVAENMIEQKCAGSIVNVSSQASHAALKDHAVYCASKGAVDMLTKTMALELGPHNIRVNSVNPTVVMTAMGKLGWEDPKKARSMLEKIPLGRFAEVDEVIDAIVYLLSDRSSMVNGITLPIDGGFLAT, translated from the exons ATGAatatttcatttgaatctAAGCGTATATTAGTCACTGGTGCTGGACAAG gtatCGGTAGAGAATTAGCTCTTCGCTTGTCCAAATACAATGGAACAGTGATCGCCCtttcaaaaacaaaatcaaATCTTGAAACGTTGAAACAACAAGACCCAAGGATCCAAACCATCGTAGTGGATGTTACTGATTGGGAAGCTACAAGAAATGCCATTAGAAAAATACTGCCGATCCATATGCTCGTTAACAATGCGGGCGTTGCATGTTTGGCGCCATTTTTACAACTGACAGAAAATCAATTTGACTTGACAATGAACGTCAATGTTAAATCAGTATTCAATATCTCCCAAGTCGTTGCTGAAAATATGATTGAACAGAAATGTGCTGGAAGTATCGTCAACGTATCCTCTCAAGCAAGTCACGCCGCACTTAAAGATCACGCTGTTTATTGCGCATCAAAAGGAGCTGTCGATATGTTAACAaa aacaATGGCTTTGGAATTAGGTCCACATAATATTCGTGTAAATTCAGTAAATCCAACAGTAGTTATGACAGCAATGGGAAAATTAGGATGGGAAGATCCAAAAAAAGCTCGTAGTATGTTAGAAAAAATACCTCTCGGACGTTTTGCCG AGGTTGACGAAGTCATCGACGCAATTGTTTATCTGTTAAGTGATCGCAGTTCAATGGTAAACGGCATAACATTACCCATAGACGGTGGATTTCTCGcgacataa
- the LOC130672245 gene encoding uncharacterized protein LOC130672245 — MEKIQVNSCCGCFSLKTGTLFTGVCGIILSIITLILIFTLNIELKMIVLDILDKSIIKIIFAINLCMTILISTLLIVGALKKNTFMMLPWVVLGIMLAIGALVSVLYTSIASMVNHKILNGVLSLIIGLIFVAIYVYLWVVVYCYFQQLRMEKMNVKVGPYGRPYNYRRP; from the exons atggaaaa GATTCAAGTAAATTCCTGCTGTGGatgtttttcattaaaaacagGCACATTATTTACCGGAGTATGTGGCatt atACTATCAATAATCACATTAATCCTCATATTTACGCTCAATATTGAACTAAAGATGATAGTGCTTGACATCCTAGATAAATCAATCATTAAGATTATCTTCGCTATAAATCTTTGCATGACGATATTAATCTCAACATTATTGATCGTCGGAGCTCttaaa aaaaatacatttatgaTGCTTCCTTGGGTTGTATTGGGAATAATGTTAGCAATTGGAGCCCTTGTAAGTGTCTTATATACATCAATAGCTTCAATGGtcaatcataaaattttaaatggcgttttaagtttaataattGGCCTTATATTTGTCG ctattTACGTGTACTTATGGGTCGTAGTGTACTGCTATTTCCAACAATTAAGAATGGAAAAAATGAACGTTAAAGTTGGACCATATGGAAGACCTTACAATTATCGACGAccgtaa